A window from Dunckerocampus dactyliophorus isolate RoL2022-P2 chromosome 15, RoL_Ddac_1.1, whole genome shotgun sequence encodes these proteins:
- the LOC129168134 gene encoding transcription factor GATA-6-like, with protein MSGMTSGVCVESDLSSVLQRSSASSHHHPNHHGYGTQSQVSTLAPVLDYSSEMDRYRSSIASLYKTNVNMDVTSFPPSAKLAARLAAATPIFPPAATRLGAMAAAPWGCHDNMNHPAAVFWGRPKPSATHHHHHPPPPATPSGHMTPSHPHSSAMHQGGGVAGGGGGGRPDEGGRTEKHSLPVAQTAHHHPMAPSNGNFPPGYGGAADCGVNKQGHAHPDVMGLSEGGSCNGGGVIGSSFLGGLGLPPGVIVMAMGSAGGGISDASSAFQMTGSQRAPTDCQQHANSSPCPAASSPSSSGVTAGGVVLSSPSSSGASAKRKRKRCGVCGPCRRLINCGVCSSCRNRKTGHQICKFRKCEELKKKPGGGGGGVLERPPSVPTGEAFRWFF; from the exons ATGTCGGGCATGACAAGCGGCGTGTGCGTGGAGAGCGATCTGTCCTCCGTCCTCCAGAGAAGCTCCGCCTCCTCGCACCATCATCCAAATCACCATGGCTACGGCACACAGAGCCAG GTGTCCACGCTGGCGCCGGTATTGGACTACAGCAGCGAGATGGACCGCTACCGCTCGTCCATTGCCAGCCTCTACAAGACCAATGTCAACATGGACGTCACCAGCTTTCCGCCGTCCGCCAAGCTCGCGGCCCGACTGGCAGCGGCCACCCCCATCTTTCCCCCTGCCGCCACCAGACTGGGTGCCATGGCGGCGGCGCCCTGGGGTTGCCACGACAACATGAACCACCCAGCGGCCGTCTTCTGGGGGCGGCCCAAACCTTCCGCCAcgcaccatcaccaccacccaCCCCCTCCAGCCACaccttctggtcacatgactccCTCACATCCCCACAGCAGTGCCATGCACCAGGGTGGCGGGGTGGCAGGCGGGGGGGGAGGCGGGCGACCCGACGAGGGGGGGCGGACAGAAAAacattcacttcctgttgctcaAACAGCACACCACCACCCCATGGCACCGAGCAATGGGAATTTCCCGCCCGGCTACGGCGGGGCGGCTGACTGTGGCGTCAACAAGCAAGGACATGCCCACCCAGACGTGATGGGCCTATCGGAGGGGGGCAGCTGCAATGGGGGAGGGGTTATCGGGAGTAGCTTCTTGGGGGGCCTGGGCTTACCCCCGGGTGTCATTGTCATGGCAATGGGGTCGGCCGGTGGTGGGATCTCAGACGCCAGCAGCGCTTTCCAGATGACGGGCAGCCAGCGAGCGCCAACGGACTGCCAGCAACACGCCAACTCCTCCCCCTGCCCCGCTGCCTCCTCGCCCTCGTCCTCAGGGGTGACTGCAGGGGGTGTGGTCCTGTCTTCGCCGTCGTCATCAGGGGCGTCGGCCAAGAGGAAGAGGAAacggtgtggcgtgtgtggGCCGTGCAGGCGGCTCATCAACTGTGGCGTGTGTTCGTCCTGTCGCAACAGGAAGACAGGTCACCAGATCTGCAAGTTCCGGAAGTGCGAAGAACTCAAGAAGAAGCCGGGGGGAGGCGGGGGAGGGGTTCTCGAG AGGCCGCCATCTGTCCCGACTGGCGAGGCCTTTCGTTGGTTCTTCTAG